A window of Pseudomonas mucidolens contains these coding sequences:
- a CDS encoding diguanylate cyclase domain-containing protein, giving the protein MDDTSGMSPLKNECSDLHTDMLHAIMELVSDGIWDWNANTGFVYRNPGWYEMLGYAHHSLENNVFTWENVIHPDDYPRVMKAFDDYINRHTPHYQAEYRCRKKDGTWLWIEDRGYVIARNADGSMSRMVGAQRSIQARKRSLEQLERRNQSLEALVAERTRELSRVNQQLQLQLDENRSLAERDTLTRIANRYRLEKVLLEECDRAQRFRLPLSLIAMDIDDFKPINDRHGHAVGDATLLQVVEHLERCVGQDDLLARWGGDEFMLILPKSTVETARLLAERVRQEILDLPSIGEFKVTLSLGVVQRHDNEAPATLMARADQALYQSKAAGKNTVSS; this is encoded by the coding sequence ATGGACGATACATCCGGTATGAGCCCGTTGAAGAACGAATGCTCCGACCTCCATACAGACATGCTCCATGCCATCATGGAACTGGTCAGTGACGGTATCTGGGACTGGAACGCCAATACCGGATTCGTCTATCGCAATCCCGGCTGGTACGAAATGCTGGGTTATGCCCACCACTCCCTGGAAAATAACGTCTTCACCTGGGAAAACGTGATTCATCCCGACGATTATCCCCGCGTGATGAAAGCCTTTGACGACTACATCAACCGCCACACCCCGCACTATCAAGCCGAGTATCGTTGCCGCAAGAAGGATGGTACCTGGCTGTGGATCGAAGATCGCGGCTACGTGATCGCGCGCAACGCCGACGGTTCAATGTCACGGATGGTCGGCGCGCAACGCAGTATCCAGGCGCGTAAACGCTCGCTGGAACAGCTCGAGCGACGCAACCAATCCCTGGAGGCGCTGGTAGCCGAGCGCACCCGTGAATTGTCCCGGGTCAATCAGCAACTGCAGCTGCAACTGGACGAAAATCGCTCCCTGGCTGAACGCGATACCCTGACACGCATCGCCAATCGCTATCGCCTGGAAAAAGTCCTGCTGGAAGAATGTGACCGCGCCCAACGGTTTCGCTTGCCCTTGTCACTGATTGCCATGGACATCGACGACTTCAAGCCGATCAACGACCGACACGGTCACGCCGTGGGTGACGCCACGCTGTTGCAGGTGGTGGAACACCTGGAACGCTGCGTAGGCCAGGACGATCTGCTGGCGCGTTGGGGGGGCGATGAATTCATGCTGATCCTGCCCAAAAGCACCGTTGAAACCGCCAGATTGCTGGCCGAACGAGTCCGCCAGGAAATCCTCGATTTACCGAGCATCGGCGAGTTCAAGGTGACCTTGAGCCTTGGGGTGGTGCAGCGCCATGATAACGAGGCGCCCGCCACCCTGATGGCCAGGGCGGACCAGGCGCTGTATCAGTCCAAGGCGGCGGGCAAGAACACGGTGTCGTCATGA
- a CDS encoding alkaline phosphatase D family protein, translated as MPHPDLLPAVLAGPLLRRLEPGRLVLWLVGSRPLALTLKLSWIQDQNPQTLEVVLDATRCQVVPVGRAAFIHLIDVPLQSPLPHDVSISYDLLIAQANGKPSGIAEWAPHLLYGNAQTADFVLHSRIRQLMHGSCRKPHHYADEGLLCVDRVLAEARTPEHSPALLMMSGDQVYADDVAGPMLRAIHGLIARLGLFDEYLDGAVVDDSTRLYDHPASYYHRADLLPALESNETLRERFFGGVKKPIFTSSTADNHLVTFAEVMAMYLLVWSPTPWTLICPTPPRLDDEERARYAREQLQVDRFRDGLNGVARVFAHVSCLMIFDDHDVTDDWNLSAQWEATAYGNPFSKRIIGNALLAYMLCQGWGNNPDAFAALLNKTLALTTAAQTRDNHLDASAQDELLSELLKFQQWHYVLPTSPALVVLDTRTRRWRSEFTLKQPSGLLDWEALSELQHELLDHPSAIIVSPTPIFGVKLIEAIQKVFSWCGYPLLVDAENWMAHRGAAQVILNIFRHSRTPGNYVILSGDVHYSFVYEVLIRHRDAGPKIWQITSSGIKNEFPRSLLEWFDRLNRWLYSPRSPLNWLTRRRRMQVMPHTPEHAEAGERLWNSAGVGQVFFNEQGQPEAIYQHNADGSPSTRMVEPQ; from the coding sequence ATGCCTCACCCCGACCTGTTGCCCGCCGTACTTGCCGGCCCTTTGCTGCGCCGTCTCGAACCGGGACGCCTGGTGTTATGGCTGGTGGGCAGTCGCCCCCTGGCATTGACTCTGAAACTGAGCTGGATCCAGGACCAGAATCCCCAGACGCTTGAAGTCGTTCTGGACGCCACACGCTGCCAAGTCGTTCCCGTCGGGCGTGCGGCGTTTATCCACCTGATCGACGTGCCACTGCAAAGTCCTCTGCCCCACGATGTGTCGATCAGCTATGACCTGCTGATCGCGCAAGCCAACGGCAAACCGTCGGGCATCGCCGAATGGGCGCCCCATCTGCTGTACGGCAATGCCCAAACCGCGGATTTTGTCCTGCACAGTCGTATCCGTCAGTTGATGCACGGTTCTTGCCGCAAACCCCACCATTACGCCGACGAAGGCCTGCTGTGTGTCGACCGCGTGCTGGCCGAGGCGCGCACGCCCGAACACAGCCCGGCGCTGCTGATGATGAGCGGCGACCAGGTCTATGCCGACGACGTGGCGGGTCCGATGCTGCGGGCAATTCATGGGTTGATCGCCCGCCTGGGTCTGTTCGATGAGTACCTGGACGGCGCCGTGGTGGATGACAGCACCCGGCTCTACGATCACCCGGCCAGCTACTACCATCGCGCCGACCTGCTGCCGGCCCTGGAAAGCAACGAGACCTTGCGCGAGCGTTTTTTTGGTGGGGTAAAGAAGCCGATTTTCACCAGTAGCACGGCTGACAATCATCTGGTGACCTTTGCCGAAGTCATGGCGATGTACTTGCTGGTCTGGTCGCCAACCCCCTGGACACTGATCTGCCCGACACCGCCACGCCTTGACGATGAAGAACGGGCGCGCTATGCCCGAGAACAGCTGCAAGTGGACAGGTTCCGCGACGGCCTGAATGGAGTGGCCCGGGTGTTCGCCCACGTGTCATGCCTGATGATTTTCGATGACCACGACGTCACCGATGACTGGAATCTCAGCGCCCAATGGGAAGCGACCGCCTACGGCAACCCGTTCTCCAAGCGCATCATCGGCAATGCCTTGCTGGCCTACATGCTTTGCCAGGGCTGGGGTAACAACCCGGATGCCTTCGCAGCGCTGCTGAATAAAACCCTGGCCCTGACCACCGCGGCCCAGACGCGGGACAACCACCTGGACGCATCCGCCCAGGACGAACTGCTGAGTGAGTTGTTGAAATTCCAGCAATGGCATTACGTGCTGCCAACCTCGCCGGCCCTGGTGGTACTCGACACCCGTACCCGGCGCTGGCGCAGCGAGTTCACGCTCAAGCAACCGTCCGGCCTGCTGGACTGGGAAGCCTTGAGCGAGTTGCAGCACGAACTGCTGGATCATCCGTCGGCCATCATCGTTTCGCCGACGCCGATCTTCGGCGTCAAGCTGATCGAAGCCATACAGAAAGTCTTCAGCTGGTGCGGTTATCCGTTATTGGTCGATGCCGAAAACTGGATGGCCCATCGTGGGGCGGCGCAAGTGATCCTGAATATATTTCGTCACTCACGCACACCGGGCAACTACGTGATCCTGTCGGGTGATGTGCATTATTCATTTGTCTACGAAGTGCTGATCCGCCATCGCGACGCCGGGCCGAAAATCTGGCAGATCACCAGCAGCGGTATCAAGAACGAGTTCCCCCGCAGCTTGCTGGAATGGTTCGACCGGCTTAATCGCTGGCTCTATTCACCTCGCTCACCGCTGAACTGGCTGACACGCCGGCGACGCATGCAAGTGATGCCACATACCCCAGAACATGCCGAGGCCGGCGAGCGGTTATGGAACAGTGCGGGCGTCGGACAGGTGTTCTTCAACGAACAGGGTCAACCCGAAGCGATTTATCAACACAATGCCGACGGTTCGCCCAGCACCCGCATGGTAGAGCCACAGTAG
- the cyoE gene encoding heme o synthase yields the protein MSLKHFIQITKPGIIFGNVLSVAGGFFLASKGHVDLAIFLAAMIGTSLVVASGCVFNNCIDRDIDIKMERTKNRALVQGLVSLKLALVFATLLGVAGVVLLYKVANPLAALFAVIGFVIYVGLYSLYLKRKSVHGTLVGSLSGAMPPVIGYVAVTNSFDMAALVLLVMFSLWQMPHSYAIAIFRFNDYLAASIPVLPVKRGIQVAKKHILLYILAFLVATLMLTFSGYAGMSYLAVAAAMGMYWLYMAWTGYKAVDDTVWARKLFVFSIFTITALSVMMSLDFQVPKELLLTYAN from the coding sequence ATGTCGCTTAAGCACTTTATCCAAATCACCAAACCGGGGATCATTTTCGGTAACGTGCTTTCTGTGGCAGGCGGCTTCTTCCTGGCCTCCAAGGGGCATGTCGATCTGGCCATCTTCCTGGCGGCAATGATCGGCACTTCCCTTGTGGTGGCTTCCGGTTGCGTGTTCAACAACTGCATCGATCGCGATATCGACATCAAGATGGAACGCACGAAAAACCGTGCGCTGGTTCAGGGGCTTGTTTCCCTGAAACTGGCGCTGGTTTTCGCGACCCTCCTGGGTGTTGCCGGCGTCGTGTTGTTGTACAAGGTGGCCAACCCACTGGCGGCGCTGTTTGCGGTCATCGGGTTTGTCATCTACGTCGGCCTGTACAGTCTCTACCTCAAGCGCAAGTCGGTTCACGGCACGCTGGTGGGCAGTCTGTCGGGCGCGATGCCACCGGTGATTGGTTATGTGGCTGTGACCAATAGCTTCGACATGGCTGCGCTGGTGCTGCTGGTGATGTTCAGCCTGTGGCAGATGCCGCACTCTTACGCCATCGCGATCTTTCGCTTCAATGACTACCTGGCTGCGTCGATTCCGGTATTGCCGGTCAAGCGTGGCATCCAGGTGGCCAAGAAACATATCCTGCTCTACATCCTGGCCTTCCTCGTGGCGACCTTGATGTTGACCTTCAGTGGTTACGCCGGCATGAGCTACCTCGCCGTCGCCGCCGCCATGGGCATGTACTGGCTGTACATGGCCTGGACCGGCTACAAGGCGGTGGATGACACCGTCTGGGCGCGCAAGCTGTTTGTCTTCTCGATCTTCACCATCACCGCGTTGAGCGTGATGATGTCCCTGGATTTCCAGGTGCCGAAAGAGTTGCTGCTGACCTACGCCAACTGA
- a CDS encoding aspartate aminotransferase family protein produces MSRESISQSISIVHPISLSHGKNAEVWDTSGKRYIDFVGGIGVLNLGHCHPSVVEAIREQATRLTHYAFNAAPHAPYIELMKRLTAFIPVSYPVSGMLTNSGAEAAENALKIARGATGRTAVIAFDGGFHGRTLATLNLNGKVAPYKQKVGVLPGTVYHLPYPSADNGVTCDDAINAMERLFSVEIDVNDVACFIVEPVQGEAGFLALDSQFAKALRRLCDEHGILLIADEIQSGFGRTGQRFAFSRLGIEPDLILLGKSIAGGVPLGAVVGRRALMDTLPKGGLGGTYSGNPIACAAALATLDVMTDAHLQAWGEQQEAAIVRRHAVWKSKKISAYLGRLTGVGAMRGIELLLADGTPGSAQLSQLLSLARDAGLLLMPSGKSRHIVRLLAPLTIEPEVLEEGLDILEACLRTLD; encoded by the coding sequence ATGAGTCGCGAATCCATCAGCCAGTCGATTTCCATCGTCCACCCCATCAGCCTCAGCCACGGTAAAAATGCCGAAGTCTGGGACACCAGCGGCAAACGCTATATCGACTTTGTCGGCGGTATCGGCGTACTCAACCTGGGCCATTGCCACCCGAGCGTGGTGGAGGCCATTCGCGAACAAGCCACCCGGCTCACGCACTACGCCTTCAACGCCGCGCCCCATGCGCCCTATATCGAACTGATGAAGCGCCTCACGGCCTTCATTCCGGTGAGTTATCCAGTCAGTGGCATGCTCACCAACAGCGGTGCCGAAGCGGCCGAGAACGCCCTGAAAATCGCGCGTGGCGCAACCGGGCGCACAGCGGTCATCGCCTTTGATGGCGGGTTTCATGGCCGTACCCTGGCCACTCTCAATCTCAACGGCAAGGTCGCGCCCTACAAACAAAAAGTCGGCGTCCTGCCCGGCACCGTGTACCACTTGCCCTACCCCAGTGCGGACAACGGCGTGACCTGCGACGATGCGATCAACGCCATGGAGCGATTGTTCAGCGTCGAAATCGACGTTAATGACGTCGCGTGTTTCATCGTTGAGCCGGTCCAGGGTGAAGCGGGTTTCCTGGCCCTCGACAGCCAGTTTGCCAAGGCCCTGCGGCGCCTGTGCGATGAGCACGGCATCCTGTTGATCGCCGATGAGATCCAGTCCGGCTTTGGCCGCACCGGTCAGCGTTTTGCCTTTTCGCGCCTGGGCATCGAACCGGACCTGATCCTGCTCGGAAAAAGCATCGCCGGCGGCGTACCGCTGGGTGCCGTGGTCGGGCGCAGAGCGCTGATGGACACCTTGCCCAAAGGCGGATTGGGCGGCACCTATTCCGGCAATCCGATTGCTTGCGCGGCCGCATTGGCCACCCTTGATGTGATGACCGATGCACACTTGCAGGCCTGGGGCGAACAGCAGGAAGCCGCTATCGTGCGGCGCCACGCCGTATGGAAAAGCAAAAAAATCTCCGCCTATCTGGGCCGCCTGACCGGCGTCGGCGCCATGCGCGGCATCGAGTTGCTGCTTGCCGACGGCACCCCGGGATCCGCCCAATTGAGCCAACTGCTGAGCCTGGCCCGGGATGCCGGTCTGCTGCTGATGCCCAGCGGCAAAAGCCGACATATTGTCCGCTTGTTGGCGCCCCTGACCATTGAGCCTGAAGTACTGGAGGAAGGCCTGGATATCCTCGAGGCATGCCTGCGCACGCTGGATTGA
- the cyoD gene encoding cytochrome o ubiquinol oxidase subunit IV, translated as MANAHSHDSHDVSHGSVKSYAIGFILSVILTVIPFGLVMYPTLPKAMTLAIVMLFAVIQVIVRLYYFLHLDRSQAQRNNVIAFVFTAIVILLLVGLSLWIMFSIHTYMMAK; from the coding sequence ATGGCTAATGCACACTCCCATGACAGCCATGATGTAAGCCACGGTAGCGTAAAGTCTTACGCCATCGGCTTCATCCTGTCGGTGATCCTGACAGTTATTCCGTTCGGCCTGGTGATGTACCCAACCCTGCCGAAGGCCATGACCCTGGCCATCGTGATGTTGTTTGCAGTGATCCAGGTGATCGTTCGCCTGTATTACTTCCTGCATCTGGATCGCTCCCAGGCCCAGCGTAACAACGTGATCGCTTTTGTGTTCACGGCGATTGTGATCCTGCTGCTGGTTGGCCTGTCGTTGTGGATCATGTTCAGCATCCACACCTACATGATGGCGAAGTGA
- a CDS encoding LysR substrate-binding domain-containing protein — MISKRLTPSMTALQCFEAAARHLSFTRAAEELHLTQSAVSKQVAQLEEMLCHNLFERVRQRLYLSPAGALYLAEVHKILTQVDISSRYILTYGGETEVLRIATQPTFGDRWLVPKLKDFAARQPNIHLDIRNELEPFDVLQAKADIAFFFGQGSWPGATCIELFREVVVPVCAPGFVAPGSDASSRHTLLQCTSRPEAWHEWFLEQGLHSQNSYHGPRFDTFYMCIRAAQSGYGVALVPQYLVAEELAQGSLMIPWDYAMPSAGAHFIAHAEHAGEIPKVKAFLSWMVEYVAAHPDF; from the coding sequence ATGATTTCAAAACGCTTGACCCCTTCGATGACAGCCCTGCAATGCTTCGAAGCCGCCGCCCGCCACCTGAGCTTCACACGGGCCGCCGAAGAACTGCACCTGACCCAAAGTGCCGTCAGCAAACAAGTGGCCCAGCTCGAGGAGATGCTATGCCACAACCTGTTCGAACGGGTGCGCCAGCGTTTATACCTGTCGCCAGCGGGTGCCTTGTACCTGGCCGAGGTGCACAAGATCCTGACTCAGGTCGACATCTCCAGCCGCTACATCCTCACCTACGGCGGCGAAACCGAAGTACTGCGCATCGCCACCCAACCGACTTTCGGCGACCGCTGGCTGGTCCCCAAGCTCAAGGATTTCGCGGCCAGGCAGCCGAACATTCATCTGGATATCCGCAACGAACTGGAGCCGTTCGACGTGTTGCAGGCCAAGGCCGATATCGCATTTTTCTTCGGCCAGGGCTCGTGGCCGGGAGCGACCTGCATCGAGCTGTTTCGCGAAGTCGTGGTGCCGGTCTGCGCGCCAGGTTTCGTTGCACCGGGCAGCGACGCATCTTCGCGCCATACCCTGCTGCAATGCACCTCGCGACCCGAAGCCTGGCATGAGTGGTTTCTGGAACAGGGCCTGCATTCGCAAAACAGCTACCACGGTCCGCGTTTCGATACGTTCTACATGTGCATTCGCGCAGCGCAATCGGGCTATGGCGTGGCATTGGTGCCGCAGTATCTGGTCGCCGAGGAGTTGGCCCAGGGCAGCCTGATGATTCCTTGGGATTACGCCATGCCCAGCGCCGGCGCACACTTTATCGCGCATGCCGAACACGCCGGCGAGATTCCCAAGGTCAAGGCGTTTTTGAGCTGGATGGTGGAATACGTCGCAGCACATCCCGACTTTTAA
- a CDS encoding amino acid ABC transporter substrate-binding protein encodes MKNLKNTLAALAAATALGLAGSAQAGATLDAIQKKGFIQCGVSDGLPGFGVPDAQGKMTGIDVDVCHAVAAALFGDASKVKFSQLTAKERFTALQSGEIDLISRNTTWTSSRDTGMGLVFTGVTYYDGIGFLVNTKLGVKHAKELDGATLCIQAGTTTELNVSDYFRANGMQYTPITFDTADESAKGLEAGRCDVLTTDQSGLYAQRIKMAHPDEFIVLPEVISKEPLGPLVRKGDDDWFSIVKWTLFAMLNAEEMGITSQNVEEQAKTTKNPDIARLLGADGEYGKDLKLRKDWVVQIVKQVGNYGEVFERNIGQDSVLKIPRGLNALWNNGGIQYAPPVR; translated from the coding sequence ATGAAAAACCTGAAAAATACCTTGGCCGCACTCGCCGCCGCCACTGCATTGGGGCTGGCCGGTAGCGCTCAGGCTGGGGCGACGCTGGACGCGATTCAGAAGAAGGGCTTTATCCAGTGCGGCGTCAGCGACGGTCTGCCCGGCTTCGGTGTGCCGGACGCCCAGGGCAAGATGACCGGCATTGATGTGGATGTGTGCCACGCGGTGGCCGCCGCGCTGTTCGGCGACGCCTCGAAAGTGAAATTCAGCCAACTGACTGCCAAGGAGCGCTTTACCGCGTTGCAGTCTGGGGAAATCGACCTGATCTCGCGCAACACCACCTGGACCAGCTCCCGTGATACCGGCATGGGCCTGGTTTTCACCGGGGTGACCTATTACGACGGTATCGGCTTTCTGGTGAACACTAAACTGGGGGTGAAACATGCCAAGGAGCTGGACGGCGCGACCCTGTGTATCCAGGCCGGCACTACCACTGAGCTGAACGTCTCGGATTACTTTCGCGCCAACGGCATGCAGTACACCCCCATCACCTTCGACACTGCCGATGAAAGTGCCAAGGGCCTGGAAGCCGGTCGTTGCGATGTGTTGACCACCGACCAGTCGGGCCTGTATGCCCAGCGGATCAAGATGGCGCACCCGGACGAGTTCATCGTGCTGCCCGAGGTGATTTCCAAGGAGCCTCTGGGTCCATTGGTGCGCAAGGGCGACGATGATTGGTTCAGCATCGTCAAGTGGACGCTGTTCGCCATGCTCAATGCCGAGGAAATGGGTATCACCTCGCAGAATGTCGAAGAGCAAGCCAAGACCACTAAGAACCCGGATATAGCACGGTTGCTGGGCGCCGACGGCGAGTATGGCAAGGACCTCAAGTTGCGCAAGGATTGGGTGGTGCAGATCGTCAAGCAAGTGGGCAACTACGGCGAAGTGTTCGAGCGCAATATCGGCCAGGACAGCGTGTTGAAGATCCCGCGCGGGCTGAATGCCTTGTGGAACAACGGCGGCATTCAGTACGCGCCGCCGGTTCGCTAG